AGATACCGATACAATAAATCCGGCTACAAATAACCACCGAAACAAAGACGTGCGGTTGGCGAGTAGATGTTTTGTTACGCTATGTACGTAATTCATATTTTGTTGTTCTATAGATTAAGTCGAATAAGCGAAAAGGCTTATCTACTAATGCTTACGTTATAACAACAAAGAATGTTGCAGCACTCGTTCGTTTGCATTGGATTTAATCAACGTTTAATAGAGTCATTGTAATGTGGTTGGAAACCCACACCATCAAGCTGAATTCCGCGTTTCCACCCGCGTTACATACCACCCGCATACAGTAATTGCATTTACGTTGTATCTTTACAAGAATAGATAGTACCAACTCAACCAGTAGTGTAAGCAAACCTGTGGAAAGACGTAATGCATTAAAAACAATGGCGGGTGCCGTTGGAGGGCTGATTAGCCTGCCCGCCTGGGCCAATGGATGGACGGCTGAATCGGTCCGTTCAGTACAACCGTTTATCTCTGCCGAGCAGACCGAATTGCTGGCCGAAATGGTCGAAACCATTATTCCAGCGACGGACACGCCGGGAGCTAAAGCCTTGAATGTTCATCAGTTTGTTCAGAAGATGGTAGCTGACTGTTACGACAAATCGGCCCAGGACCGGTTCAAAAACGGGCTTGAATCACTGGATAGTTGGGCACAGAAATCGTTTGGAAAGCCGTTCAGCCAGGGCGATGTGGCACAACGTACTGGCCTGATGACCCAGCTGTCTAAATCAGCCGATTCGGCCCAGAAAGATTTCTACGGACTCGTCAAAGGACTAACCATCCGGGGTTATATGACGTCGGAGTATGTGATGACGAATCTGACCCATTACCAATTTATTCCCGGCCACTATTACGGTTGTGTTCCTGTTTCTAAAAAGTAATCAGGAGCGAGGAGGTTTGGTGCATCAAGAAAAACTGCGTACAAGCTTCTCGCTCCTCACTCCTCACTCCTATAAACTATGTCTTATTTTAATATTGACGCCCAGGCTCAGAATACCTACGATGCCATCGTTATTGGTTCAGGAATCAGCGGGGGCTGGGCGGCTAAAGAACTTACCGGAAAAGGATTGCGTACGCTGGTACTCGAACGGGGCCGCGATGTTCGACATGTAACCGATTACCCAACGACGAATATGCAGCCCTGGGAGTTTGAGCACCGGAATCAGCTCAAACGGGATATTCGGGAAGCGAATCCCATTGTCAGTAAATGTTACGCCTTTTACGAAGGTACCGAGCAGTTTTTTGTGAAAGATGCCGAGCACCCTTACGTTCAGGAAAAACCCTTCGACTGGATTCGGGGCTATCAGGTCGGTGGTAAATCGCTGCTATGGGCCCGCCAGACTCAACGCTGGAGCGACTTCGATTTTCAGGGGCCTGCCCGCGATGGATTCGCAGTCGATTGGCCGATCCGGTATGCCGACATTGCTCCCTGGTACAGTTACGTCGAAAGATTTGCGGGTATTACCGGCAATAAGGACGGCTTAGCCACCTTGCCCGATGGTGAATTTTTGCCTCCCCATGAGTGGAACTGCGTTGAAAAGCATTTTCAGAAAAAGATAGCGACCCGGTATAAGGATCGGCATGTGATTATGGGCCGGGCCGCTCACATTACCCAGCCGCAGCCCATTCATTTCCAGCAGGGCCGGGCGCAATGCCAGCATCGAACCATTTGCGAGCGGGGTTGCCCATTCGGGGGCTATTTCAGTAGCAATGCCAGTACGATTCCCTGGGCAGCCAAAACGGGTAAAATGACGTTGCGGCCGCACTCGACTGTGCATTCGATTATTTACGATGAAGCGAAGGGACGGGCAACGGGCGTTCGGGTGGTGGATACGCAAACGAAACAGATGCATGAGTTTTATGCCCGCATCATTTTCCTGAATGCGGCTGCTTTAAACTCCAATCTGATTCTGCTGAACTCAACTTCACATCGCTTCCCGAATGGGCTTGGTAACGATAGTGGCGTATTAGGTAAATACGTCGCGTTTCATAATTACCGGGCTGGAATTTCGGCTGAGTACGATGGTGACCTGGATTCGACTACCGATGGCCGCCGTCCGAATGGGCCATACATTCCCCGTTTCCGCAATGTTGAAAAGCAGGAAACGAACTTTCTGCGGGGGTATGCGGCTGGTTTCTCGGCTGGCCGTAGTTCGCGCACGGATCAGAGTGGAGTAGGGGCCGACCTGAAAGAGAGCCTCCTCAATCCGAAATTGGGTGGTTGGTATGTTGGTTCGCATATGATGGGCGAAACCATTCCTAAAGAAACCAACTACGTAGCGCTCGACCCAACGCTGAAAGATCCGTATGGCATTCCGCAACTGAAAATAGCCATTGTCTACGACGACAACGACGACAAGATGGTGAAGGATTATCAGGAGCAACTGACGGAAATGTTTACCGAAGCCGGTTTCAAAAACATCCGCGTCCGGGATGATCATCGCAACCCCGGTCTCGACATTCACGAGATGGGTGGTGCCCGCATGGGAAAAGACCCGAAGAGTTCGATTCTCAACAAATGGAATCAGGTTCACCACTGTAAAAATGTGTTTGTGACCGATGGCGCCTGTATGACCTCGACGTCGACTCAAAATCCATCGCTAACCTATATGGCCCTGACAGCCCGCGCTGCCGACTACGCCGTTAAGGGATTGAAAAAAGGGCTGGTCTAAGCCTGATTATTCGTTGAACGTACAGTTTTTGTAAAAGCCGTACCAGTGTGTTGAACACTGATGCGGCTTTTTTGTGGGTAATAGCCGAAGGATGATTTCAGTATTTCCAGACGAGAAGTCGCTTTTAATAACGTGGCTTCAACAATTCAATCTGGTCTGCCTATTATTTTTCAAAAACCATGAATAAACCTTTTTTGGGCATTGTATGTCTGCTGGCGATTATGCTGGCTACAGATGGTAACGGTACACCTACCCCCAGTAAACCTTCCAAACCGGGCTCGACGAACGAAAAGAAACGTGATGCTCCGCCTGCCTTAAAATTACCGTCAGGTTTTACAGGAACCATTGTGGCCGAAGACCTGGGGCCAGCTCGGCACATTGCGATTACAAAAAGAGGAGACATTTATGTAAAACTGTCGAAACTAAAAGACGGGAAAGGGATTTATCGGCTTCGGGATACCAACAAAGACGGACTGATTGATGAACAGATTGGGTTTGGCGATTACCCAGGCACAGGAATCTATCTTAAAAATGGCTATCTCTATAGTTCGTCGAACAATAGCATTTTTCGGTACAAGCTGGACGCTAACGAAGAAGTCATCAGCCCCGATCAGCCCGAAAAGCTGGTTTCGGGATTAGTCCTGAGAGATCGGGATCAGTCGAAATCCATCGTTGTCGATAACCAGAATTACGTGTATGTCAACGTTGCTTCGTACAATGATGCGTGCCGGGAAGCGGGTACCGGCAAAGGCATGACGCCCTGTTCCATTCTGGATTCGGCGGCTGGCATCTGGCGGTTCAAAGCCGATGCATCGAATCAAACCTATGGCGATGGAATCCGGTATGCGACCGGATTGAAAAATGTAGTAGGACTGGACTGGAACACCAAAACCAACACGCTGTTTGTGATGCAGCATGGTCGGGGGAAATTCGACGATTTTTATCCGCAGTATTACACGCCCCAAATGAGTGCAGAACTGCCTGCCGAAACCATGTATGAACTCCACCAGGGCGATGATGCGGGCTGGCCGTATATTTATTATGATCCAGTGCAGAAGAAGAAAATTCTGGCTCCTGAATATGGTGGTGATGGTAAGAAAACGGGTGGAGAAAAAGCAATCAACCCGGTTATGGCGTTTCCGGCCCACCTCGGCCCGAACGGACTTCTGTTTTATACCGGCACAGCTTTCCCGGAGCGTTATCGGAATGGGGCCTTTATTGCCTTTCATAGTCAGTCGCAGCCGATCCATAAAGGATACATGATTGGTTTTGTACCGTTTAAAAATGGTAAGCCATCGGGCCCCTGGGAAATCTTTGCTGATAATTTTGCGGGCATCGATCTTGAGAAACCGACCGGCCCCGTTCAGCATCGCCCTTGTGGACTGGCGCAGGGCCCCGATGGATCACTTTATGTGACAGACGACCTGCATGGAACCTTGTTTAAAATCAGCTATCAGGCTCCGTCATCGGCCCGCAAACCGATTGCTTCGAAAAAAAAGTAACAGTTTGGCACGCTGGGCGTTCAAACGGGTAAGGTTTTAAAATCCTTACCCGTTTTTTATGGGCCTTCATATTGGCACTTCAGGCTGGAGTTATGAGCATTGGCAGGGTGTTTTATACCCGCCCGGAACTCCTGTTTATCGCAGACTGGCGTATTATACGCAACGATTTCAGACGGTCGAGCTGAATAGTAGTTTCTACCGCTGGCCAAAACAGACCACCTTTGCCGGTTGGCGGCAGCGTTTGCCCGACGGCTTCCTGCTCACGGTGAAGGCGCCACGGGGCCTTACTCATGCCAAACGATTGTACGCACCCGAAGTCTGGCTGGATCGAATTAAAGCCTGCTGGCATGAACTGGGTGAAAAGCGGGCTGTGTTGCTGGTTCAGCTTCCGCCTAATCAGGCTTGTGATTATGATCGACTGGCTTATTTTCTGGAACAAATTCCGCATTGGATGCGGGTGGCAGTGGAGTTTCGACATACGAGCTGGCAACAGGAGTCCATTTTTCAATTACTGGAGCAACACCAGACCGCCTATTGCATCATGAGTGGGGCACATCTGCCCTGTATTCTGCGGGCCACCGCGCCTTTTGTATACATACGTATGCACGGCCCCGATACACAGTACTTATACGGTGGCTCCTACTCCGATGATGATCTCCACTGGTGGGCCGACCGACTGCATGAATGGGATAGGATGGGCAAAGAGGTTTTTGTCTATTTCAACAATGATGGGGGGGGAAATGCCGTAAGGAATGCGGAAACGCTCCGCCGATTCGTTTAGTAGGCGAGGTTAAACGCAGGTTGACGGTCGCCCTTCTTCAATAAGGGCCAATCAGAACAGTAAACAGCGACTTTCTGCTTCTTTAGCCACTATGTGAGTAGGTAAGTAGCCTGCCACTGTTCTCATTAACCGACTCCATCATTATGAATCATTCGTCGAACATTACCCGTAGGCAATTTATTAAACTTGGTGCGTTGGCAACCTCGGCAGCTCTTCTGCCCAATCTGGATGCTTTGGCGATGACGCCCAAGAAAGTCGGTTTGCAGTTGTACACCTTGCGTGATTTGATGGCAAAAGACCCGGAGGGCACACTTAAAAAAGTGGCTGAAATTGGTTATAAAGAGGTTGAACTGTTTGGGTATGCTGATGGGAAATTCTTCGGTAAAACCCCGAAGGAGTTTTCGGCTATTCTGAAAAATCTCGGCCTGGCCGTGCCTAGTGGGCATTATACAACCGGCAAAACGATGCCCAACGTGAAGGGTACGCTCACCAACGACTGGAAACGGGCTGTTGACGATGCGGCTGCTCTGGGTCAGCAATACATGGTTTGTGCGTACCTGTTCCCCAACGAACGAACAAAACTAGACGATTACAAGCAATTTGCCGATCTGTTCAATAAGTCGGCGGAAGTGGTTAAAGCCGCTGGAATGCAGTTCTGCTACCACAACCATGATTTCGAGTTTAAAGAGATGGATGGGAAGCTGCCCTACGACGTACTCCTAAGTGGCACCGATCCAAAGCTGGTCAAACTCGAACTGGATTTGTACTGGGCTACATTTGCCAACCAGGACCCGGTTGCATTGTTCAAAAAGCATCCCGGCCGGTTCCCACTCTGGCACGTGAAAGATATGGAGAAAACGGCCGAACGGGCGTTTGCTCCGGTCGGTACAGGTTCCATCAATTTCCAGCGCATTTTCGACGAGAAGAAAACGGCGGGTATGACGCACTACTTCGTTGAGCAGGATGTCTGCAAACTTCCTCCACTCGAATCCATCGCCATCAGCTACCGAAATATCGACAAGCTGAAAACGATGTAGGGGAGAGGGCAGACAGAGCATCAAATAGATCGTCGATTGGCTCAAAAACGAGTTACGCAGGCTCTTTAAAATGCATCTTGACCAACGTTCGCTTCTGGACGGACGAAGAGCCTGATTGTAAGTTTAGCCAGGTACGCAACATATGC
This window of the Spirosoma aerolatum genome carries:
- a CDS encoding gluconate 2-dehydrogenase subunit 3 family protein codes for the protein MAGAVGGLISLPAWANGWTAESVRSVQPFISAEQTELLAEMVETIIPATDTPGAKALNVHQFVQKMVADCYDKSAQDRFKNGLESLDSWAQKSFGKPFSQGDVAQRTGLMTQLSKSADSAQKDFYGLVKGLTIRGYMTSEYVMTNLTHYQFIPGHYYGCVPVSKK
- a CDS encoding GMC oxidoreductase codes for the protein MSYFNIDAQAQNTYDAIVIGSGISGGWAAKELTGKGLRTLVLERGRDVRHVTDYPTTNMQPWEFEHRNQLKRDIREANPIVSKCYAFYEGTEQFFVKDAEHPYVQEKPFDWIRGYQVGGKSLLWARQTQRWSDFDFQGPARDGFAVDWPIRYADIAPWYSYVERFAGITGNKDGLATLPDGEFLPPHEWNCVEKHFQKKIATRYKDRHVIMGRAAHITQPQPIHFQQGRAQCQHRTICERGCPFGGYFSSNASTIPWAAKTGKMTLRPHSTVHSIIYDEAKGRATGVRVVDTQTKQMHEFYARIIFLNAAALNSNLILLNSTSHRFPNGLGNDSGVLGKYVAFHNYRAGISAEYDGDLDSTTDGRRPNGPYIPRFRNVEKQETNFLRGYAAGFSAGRSSRTDQSGVGADLKESLLNPKLGGWYVGSHMMGETIPKETNYVALDPTLKDPYGIPQLKIAIVYDDNDDKMVKDYQEQLTEMFTEAGFKNIRVRDDHRNPGLDIHEMGGARMGKDPKSSILNKWNQVHHCKNVFVTDGACMTSTSTQNPSLTYMALTARAADYAVKGLKKGLV
- a CDS encoding PQQ-dependent sugar dehydrogenase; translation: MNKPFLGIVCLLAIMLATDGNGTPTPSKPSKPGSTNEKKRDAPPALKLPSGFTGTIVAEDLGPARHIAITKRGDIYVKLSKLKDGKGIYRLRDTNKDGLIDEQIGFGDYPGTGIYLKNGYLYSSSNNSIFRYKLDANEEVISPDQPEKLVSGLVLRDRDQSKSIVVDNQNYVYVNVASYNDACREAGTGKGMTPCSILDSAAGIWRFKADASNQTYGDGIRYATGLKNVVGLDWNTKTNTLFVMQHGRGKFDDFYPQYYTPQMSAELPAETMYELHQGDDAGWPYIYYDPVQKKKILAPEYGGDGKKTGGEKAINPVMAFPAHLGPNGLLFYTGTAFPERYRNGAFIAFHSQSQPIHKGYMIGFVPFKNGKPSGPWEIFADNFAGIDLEKPTGPVQHRPCGLAQGPDGSLYVTDDLHGTLFKISYQAPSSARKPIASKKK
- a CDS encoding DUF72 domain-containing protein; its protein translation is MGLHIGTSGWSYEHWQGVLYPPGTPVYRRLAYYTQRFQTVELNSSFYRWPKQTTFAGWRQRLPDGFLLTVKAPRGLTHAKRLYAPEVWLDRIKACWHELGEKRAVLLVQLPPNQACDYDRLAYFLEQIPHWMRVAVEFRHTSWQQESIFQLLEQHQTAYCIMSGAHLPCILRATAPFVYIRMHGPDTQYLYGGSYSDDDLHWWADRLHEWDRMGKEVFVYFNNDGGGNAVRNAETLRRFV
- a CDS encoding sugar phosphate isomerase/epimerase family protein encodes the protein MNHSSNITRRQFIKLGALATSAALLPNLDALAMTPKKVGLQLYTLRDLMAKDPEGTLKKVAEIGYKEVELFGYADGKFFGKTPKEFSAILKNLGLAVPSGHYTTGKTMPNVKGTLTNDWKRAVDDAAALGQQYMVCAYLFPNERTKLDDYKQFADLFNKSAEVVKAAGMQFCYHNHDFEFKEMDGKLPYDVLLSGTDPKLVKLELDLYWATFANQDPVALFKKHPGRFPLWHVKDMEKTAERAFAPVGTGSINFQRIFDEKKTAGMTHYFVEQDVCKLPPLESIAISYRNIDKLKTM